In Bufo gargarizans isolate SCDJY-AF-19 chromosome 6, ASM1485885v1, whole genome shotgun sequence, a single genomic region encodes these proteins:
- the LOC122941101 gene encoding zinc finger protein OZF-like → MYLKNSTARKPSEIPSPTKGSHQDINSGDYKTLGKCLICAEHLTGELEIKNLDGTICGKCFRKTSSKHGKKVEDKSYPCSFCEKTFTCKPTVVRHEKVHTGDRPFSCCQCRKSFKQKNHLAHVKKSHILDEPVRCTTSAVKRKVMTIHNHTVHQHLHKCIECGKTFPDMSQFINHQNVHKIQKLFPCVECGKTFKLKGNRDAHIRTHTGQRPFPCKECGKQFRYKSHLLAHEKSHTGENVLVCSECGRWFYNKSSLETHLRVHTGLRPFSCSECGKCYRRRHHLVCHQMTHTGEEPYCCRVCGKTFKDKTPLIRHEISHTGEKPHFCAECGRAFTNHGDLVVHKRMHTGEKPYTCSECPRGFAKQSQLVIHQRSHTGEKPFPFSSCAKCFTSSSQLSKHVKHCYTGQN, encoded by the coding sequence ATGTATCTAAAAAACTCCACTGCTCGGAAACCAAGTGAAATCCCCTCACCAACTAAAGGCAGCCATCAAGATATAAACTCTGGAGATTATAAAACATTGGGCAAATGCTTGATTTGTGCTGAACATCTAACAGGTGAATTGGAGATCAAGAACCTTGACGGCACCATCTGTGGTAAGTGTTTCAGGAAGACTTCTAGCAAACATGGCAAGAAAGTGGAGGACAAGTCTTATCCATGTTCTTTTTGTGAAAAAACCTTTACATGTAAGCCAACTGTAGTTAGACATGAAAAAGTTCACACAGGAGATAGACCATTCTCCTGCTGTCAGTGTAGGAAAAGCTTTAAGCAAAAGAATCATCTTGCccatgtcaaaaaaagccatataCTGGACGAGCCAGTCCGCTGTACTACATCTGCAGTCAAGAGGAAAGTTATGACCATTCATAACCATACAGTTCACCAGCATCTTCATAAATGCATAGAATGTGGAAAAACATTTCCAGATATGTCTCAATTCATTAATCATCaaaatgtccataaaatacaaaaaCTGTTCCCTTGCGTGGAATGTGGGAAGACCTTTAAGCTCAAAGGCAATCGTGATGCACACATTAGAACCCACACTGGGCAAAGGCCATTTCCTTGCAAGGAGTGTGGAAAACAGTTTAGATATAAGTCCCATCTGCTGGCACATGAGAAAAGCCACACAGGAGAAAATGTGCTGGTTTGCAGTGAATGTGGCAGATGGTTTTACAACAAAAGTAGCCTTGAAACCCATCTGAGAGTCCACACAGGACTGAGGCCATTTTCTTGctctgaatgtggaaagtgctaTAGGAGGCGTCACCATCTTGTTTGCCATCAAAtgactcacacaggggaggaaccatATTGCTGCAGAGTATGTGGTAAAACGTTTAAGGATAAGACACCGTTAATCAGACATGAGATCAGTCACACTGGAGAGAAACCACATTTTTGTGCTGAATGTGGACGAGCATTTACCAACCATGGTGACCTGGTGGTTCATAAAAGGATGCACACTGGAGAGAAACCTTACACCTGCTCAGAATGTCCCAGAGGGTTTGCAAAACAGTCTCAACTTGTGATACATCAaaggagtcacacaggagagaagccgtttccTTTTTCAAGTTGTGCGAAGTGTTTTACCAGTAGCTCACAGCTTAGTAAGCATGTAAAGCATTGTTACACGGGTCAGAACTGA